In Actinomycetota bacterium, one DNA window encodes the following:
- a CDS encoding Stp1/IreP family PP2C-type Ser/Thr phosphatase, with amino-acid sequence MTVKFRWGACSEIGLVRQVNEDSKLTEPPLFAVADGMGGHASGDVASAIAVEVLQSSLQQSDSIADAVHNANKAIFQKAAKDPDLTGMGTTITAMWADDRSAQIAHVGDSRAYLLRDGQLSRLTTDHTVVNRLVQQGRILPEDADRHPQRSYLERALGVDPEVEVDVHVLDMVPGDRVLLCSDGLFGMIDDDLIQNVMVSEDSPQRAAERLCEEAVHAGGNDNVTTVVVDFPETETSSAAGAGTTTSFAASAPPPLQRDTGPVASTGGVQTMRAPRPSPPGPSAIRSSSTSSPQRSGGRNHLLIWIAVAIVVLGAAAFLARMSIKGSWYVGVDGGRVAIFNGVPGSLAGIELGELKNRTDLESETLPELYQGRLEEGIKANSRSDARAIIADLEKLVPAPAPEPPTGESPPADPAASPPA; translated from the coding sequence TTGACCGTCAAGTTCCGCTGGGGCGCCTGCTCGGAGATCGGGCTCGTCAGGCAGGTCAACGAGGACTCCAAGCTCACCGAGCCCCCGCTGTTTGCAGTGGCGGACGGGATGGGCGGGCACGCCTCGGGCGACGTGGCTTCCGCCATCGCCGTCGAGGTGCTCCAATCGTCGCTTCAGCAGTCGGACTCGATCGCCGACGCAGTGCACAACGCCAACAAGGCGATCTTCCAGAAGGCGGCCAAGGACCCCGACCTCACCGGAATGGGAACCACGATCACCGCCATGTGGGCGGACGACCGGTCGGCCCAGATCGCCCACGTCGGCGACTCCCGGGCCTACCTGCTCCGGGACGGCCAGCTAAGCCGGCTGACCACCGACCACACGGTCGTCAACCGCCTGGTCCAGCAGGGGCGCATCCTCCCCGAGGACGCCGACCGGCACCCCCAGCGCTCCTACCTGGAGCGCGCCCTGGGCGTCGACCCCGAGGTGGAGGTAGACGTACACGTCCTGGACATGGTGCCGGGCGACCGGGTTCTTTTGTGCAGCGACGGGCTGTTCGGGATGATCGACGACGACCTGATCCAAAACGTCATGGTGTCCGAGGACAGCCCCCAGCGGGCCGCCGAGCGGCTGTGCGAGGAAGCGGTCCACGCCGGCGGCAACGACAACGTCACCACCGTGGTGGTCGACTTCCCCGAAACCGAAACAAGCTCCGCAGCAGGCGCCGGCACGACCACATCTTTTGCCGCGAGCGCCCCGCCCCCCCTTCAGCGCGACACCGGGCCCGTTGCCAGCACGGGCGGGGTCCAGACGATGAGGGCCCCCCGGCCCTCCCCTCCCGGACCCTCGGCGATCCGCTCCAGCTCCACCTCGAGCCCGCAGCGCTCCGGCGGCAGGAACCACCTGCTGATCTGGATCGCCGTGGCGATAGTGGTTCTCGGGGCGGCAGCGTTCCTGGCACGGATGTCGATCAAGGGCTCCTGGTACGTCGGCGTCGACGGGGGCCGGGTGGCGATCTTCAACGGGGTCCCCGGATCGCTGGCCGGGATCGAGCTCGGCGAGCTGAAGAACCGGACCGACCTGGAGAGCGAAACCCTCCCCGAGCTCTACCAGGGCCGCCTGGAGGAGGGCATCAAAGCCAACAGCCGGAGCGACGCCCGGGCGATCATCGCCGACCTGGAGAAGCTCGTGCCGGCGCCTGCGCCCGAGCCGCCTACCGGCGAGTCGCCGCCGGCCGACCCGGCGGCCTCGCCTCCGGCCTGA
- a CDS encoding FHA domain-containing protein — MPEAVLDILKYFFLFLIFLFLARAVKAMFLEISGPRASKGSPLMPSAPAAAPRAAGRAPEKMAVTAPDAKPRSFDIGDELIIGRADKCHVVIGDSYASQIHARVFRRQDAVYIEDMGSTNGTYLNRRKVTAPIQVNRGDTARIGKTEMEFKR, encoded by the coding sequence ATGCCTGAAGCCGTCCTAGACATCCTGAAGTACTTCTTTCTGTTTCTGATATTTCTCTTTTTGGCCAGAGCCGTGAAGGCGATGTTCCTGGAGATCTCCGGTCCCCGCGCCTCCAAAGGCTCCCCGCTGATGCCGAGCGCCCCCGCCGCGGCCCCCCGCGCCGCGGGCCGGGCCCCCGAGAAGATGGCGGTGACCGCGCCCGACGCCAAGCCCCGCAGCTTCGACATCGGCGACGAGCTGATCATCGGCCGGGCCGACAAATGCCACGTCGTGATCGGCGACTCCTACGCCAGCCAGATCCACGCCCGCGTCTTCCGGCGGCAGGATGCCGTCTACATTGAGGACATGGGATCAACGAACGGGACCTACCTGAACCGGCGCAAGGTGACCGCGCCGATCCAGGTCAACCGGGGCGACACTGCCCGCATCGGCAAGACCGAGATGGAGTTCAAGCGTTGA